The sequence ATTCAGTCGCTCCGCAATCAGCTGGCATATTTGCAGAACGAAAAGCTCCTCTGCATGGTatgatcggcatcggcataaCATTGCTATGGGCAGAAAAATCTAACTAGTTCAGAAGCTCAGCTCAAGCTCTGCACAAGTGGAAACAGATAAAAATTCTTTTGCAATAAACTCAGACACTTTACTCAGATTATTTCCGTCTTATTCaattgagtgggatctttacgTATACTCcaaagttcatgaataaccacatgttttcaatGGTTGGCCGctctggacaaagatgttacTACCCTAAAACTTggatattatcatccacgagatacgGCATGAttacttctggcttgtggattgatgcactatcctgtggtgcgggaaaatcttcacctataagacttgttccgTCTTGAATGATatttctttcgtcgatttttgaccagctttcaagtcagcatgaccaggaaagcTCACCAACTTGTAGGTTTCATGTAAGTAATGCATCGctggaacataatgccgttgtagTTTGTTTCCTAATAATGATTCAGGTCCCTTgtagcagaaaatttcaactccttataatgagaggtgaatgGCCacaccagtctactagattacatctaaatttcattttatcgcctaaattttgctcttagaaccCCAATCtaacattcaacgtctcaaaagagtTCTTTAAATAAgagatgtactcatattttcacatattattcaaatgttcaggagcgaaacttcttttcgccatccactgttCACCTCCTGGTGGTGATGATTGACTTGGATTGCGTTCCGAAGAATATTGACCACCGTACGGTTACCATTATTAGAGTCAAGCGAGCGAGCTAGCCAGCGATGTGGTCGGTAAGTAGTGACCGGTGGGTTGTGACACTTAAATTAAGTACCTTCACACTTACCATGCTTTTCCTTGACCATTACCAGGCCACTTCTGGAACGACATATAAACAACGGGGTTGGTACGGTTGTTTTCCAATAATTAGTTTATTCCATCCGGGGGCGATAGCCCATTTTAATCGCAGCTCCACCAACGGCCCAGGTCCGCTCGACAGTGGAGCCCCCCCCCGCTGGCGGGACACGGTTGTGTTACATTAGCGCGGTAGAGTAAAGGTAAGAACTAAAACCGAACTTCctgaccggaaccggaaccggaatagTAGCGTGTTTCAGCATGCGATACGTACACCTATACACCGTCCTCCCCAACCCCCCTGTGTCGGCATCATTAAATCTCACTAATCCTAATCGATCGTATTGGGTCcgatcgtttgtttgattttagaTGACTGATCCCTCCTGAACTGTGAccccgcctgcctgcctgcctgcctggcctGGCGATTTGGCAGCCCTACTATATCAccctgtgtgtctgtgtgtgtttgtttgatccgtttttcttttattaattCTCCTCCACCCTAGCTTTGGCCCACCGGTTCTAAGCCTGTGATCAAAAGGTAACGCCTGTACTGCGCCTAAAAATCTGTGCTTTAATGCTCTTACTCGTGCTAAAAGGAGCGGGTTTGGCAATTTTTACATCCTTCGCTGTCATCCGATTCCTTTCGCTTGCTTTTTTGCTCTATAAAACCCCTCTTAAACCCATCCCGACATCCCGACAAGGTCGCAGGTAATAATCGTATTTGCATCGTATCTGCCACAAAAGAGCCGTTTCGCCGTTTCGCCCAGCCCAGGCCGAGCTTACTGTTGCTGGAGCAGCAAGTTCTCCAGCTCGTCGGCGCTGCGCATCAGAAAGGCGGCCGACTCCCGGTAGCCCGTGACCAGCTGCTTGACGGCCGTGATTTCCGCACTGTTCAGCTTGTGCGCCAGAATGGGTCGCTTCATCGAGAGATCGGTTGGGGCGGCTGCGAGAGATAAAGGGGGGCAAGATTAGCGGTCGGACCGTGAGAGGTCCTTCCCTTCGGAACTTACCGGTACCCGAAGCGGACATggtcgtgttggtggtggctccACTGCTGGTGCTACTGCTGTTGACCGAGTTCATGAAGTTCTGGTAGTGCTGCGAGCGGTTCGAGAAGCCGGTGTTGTAGTCGTGGAAGTTCGAAATGGTCGGTACCGTGGTGGGGATCGTAGGAGTCGagctggcactggcactgggtATGTTTCTGTAAATGCCAATGGCAAGCGAATTAATCTCTCGTCCGTCCGGAATCGGTAAGCCCGGAGGCGGAGGTAACTTACAGCTTCATCTGGTTCAtgtccggtgtcggtgtgcTGGGTACGGGCGAGATCTTGGGGACGCTCGTCATCGGTTCGCTCTTGATCGTGGACACGGACGTGGACTCTTGCTCACGGGTGATCGTTTGGTACATACTCGGTACCGCTGTCGGAGATTCCGACGACTGCAATGAGGAAAGTGGCCAGAAGCAGGAGTGGCACAGTCGTTAGTACGGTCCGGCACTTCCGGGCGTGGTTTTCCGGATCGTCCACCGACGGGCCTGAAGGCTCCTTGGAAGTGAACACTTTACCATAAAACTTACCGCCGCAGGTTGACTGACCGTTTGGCTGATCGGCTCTAGGCCTATTCGCATGCGCTTTGCGTTTAGGCTCTCGTTTTCGCACGCCACGGCCAGTATCTGTTCCGCCTGCACCGACGTCAAATGAGCCGGCGTGGGGCGGGACTGGAAGCATAGAAACATACCGAACCGATCATACCCTCTGCCTGGGGCCGGGTCGTCACTAACCTTGTCGCCCTCGGGACTCACCGTGTTCTCCCAGCCCTCGCGCGTTTTCTTGTTGCGCCGGCAGGACTTGAGATACGTGCGGATGCGCTTACGGGCCCGTTCGGCGAACTCCGGGAACTGCCGGGTGCACGAATCGATGATGGCCTGGATCTTCTCCTTCGGCTGCTTCGAGATCGGTATGATACGGTCCAGGTTCTCGTCGACGAACAGGCGCACGAACATGTTGAACGCCTTCAGCCGCTCCGGATCGTTCACGGTCGCCTCGAGCCGGTCCTCCGAGTCGTCCTCCGACAggtcgtcctcgtccttctGCTCCGACGAGTTCGTTTCGTCCTGCTGCTCGATCGGGGACGATTGCCGCTCGCTGACCGGCGCCTGGCTGAAGGTGGACTTGCCCGTCATGGCCAGCGCGTTCTGGTACTGCTGCCACAGGTTGGTCATCGTCGCCAGGTCCGGCCCTTCCGTCCCGTTCTGAGCTGCTGGTGGAAAGTGCAGCCCTCGTTAGCGCTTCGGAGTCCGATTTCTCGGCGCGGACGATGTTTCGGGATACCACTAACATTTACCTGCCGCCGAGTTCTGGTAGTTCCACGCCAGAAGCATCAGCTTGAACTTGTCCGCATCCTTGATTAGACCTGTGAACACACGACGTGGACATTAAAGGacggcgtcggtcggtcgggacggTTTCAACCATTCCCGGGCACCCGATCCCCGATCATGAAACGATCGGACTCACCAGCGTACGCATCCTCACCCggcgtgttggtggtgctgccatTGTTTTCCGTTGTCTCGCCACTGAACGGCATGGATAAGGAATCctggaaggaaaagaaaagtagAACAAATGATTCCACACGTTGTTTGGAAcatgttgaaaatgttgcgaaaaatTGTATCGTCAAAACGCCCGAAGTTATGCAAACTACTGGGTGCGTCATCATGACACaatctatttaaatgttaaataactccgccatttgccagtcgattttgaaaaataaacaagatttatttagagtatagaatgccgtttattggTAATTCACTAAGAgtacaatatcgatcaaatgacccCCATGATTAGAACCACATAAAACGGACCATTTTtaggcatttttcattgtttctgACAAAACATTTTGAGTAGCAATTTTCGGTGTGATGTTAcctttcagttcttcaatggaaTTCTTTGGTCGACTGGCATAAACCGcactcttcaaatagcccccCAAAAGTCAGAataaattcggcaacaataagcacgcacagttttcacagttatgactaaaacggcatagactgatgtttcagaatctggctgagTGTTTaaaatcgattgaaaaatGTTGGAGTTATTTGTAATTTAAACAGGTTGTGTCCTGATGACGCACCCTGTAAGTACAATCAAAAGCTGTTGCTTGCTGTGTATGTTCTATGTTTTATGTCAAACATTCGTCATTATCGGCACATTCCGCAAACAgatttgaaataaacttaAGATTCTTCTCAATCGATCTGTACTAGTTTCTTCGATTACCCATCGTTGATTGCCTCAATAAACTCGACGCACGCCTATCGATGAGAATGATGAACACGCCGATGATGTGACAAATAGAGCCAACCATCCCGTGGAGAT is a genomic window of Anopheles cruzii unplaced genomic scaffold, idAnoCruzAS_RS32_06 scaffold00555_ctg1, whole genome shotgun sequence containing:
- the LOC128276121 gene encoding nucleolar protein 4-like, with protein sequence KRKAAAMLHNNNNNKDSLSMPFSGETTENNGSTTNTPGEDAYAGLIKDADKFKLMLLAWNYQNSAAGKSQNGTEGPDLATMTNLWQQYQNALAMTGKSTFSQAPVSERQSSPIEQQDETNSSEQKDEDDLSEDDSEDRLEATVNDPERLKAFNMFVRLFVDENLDRIIPISKQPKEKIQAIIDSCTRQFPEFAERARKRIRTYLKSCRRNKKTREGWENTVSPEGDKVSDDPAPGRGYDRFGMFLCFQSRPTPAHLTSVQAEQILAVACENESLNAKRMRIGLEPISQTVSQPAAVSFMSSESPTAVPSMYQTITREQESTSVSTIKSEPMTSVPKISPVPSTPTPDMNQMKLNIPSASASSTPTIPTTVPTISNFHDYNTGFSNRSQHYQNFMNSVNSSSTSSGATTNTTMSASGTAAPTDLSMKRPILAHKLNSAEITAVKQLVTGYRESAAFLMRSADELENLLLQQQ